From a single Kitasatospora azatica KCTC 9699 genomic region:
- a CDS encoding S53 family peptidase, whose protein sequence is MRRILPSGAAIIVIAAAGAAVQTGPAAAAPTPQLVPASCATAQAGYAHCNAIQLVGAATSGAAQPAAPNGYGPADIQSAYGLGTNPGSGQTVAIVDAYDDPNAEQDLATYRAQYGLSACTTANGCFKKVNQRGGTSYPKGDTGWGTEITLDLDAVSAACPGCHILLVESDDNLDVNLGAAVDEAVQLGAKFVSNSYSDSESDVPSGTDAHYNHPGVMIAAATGDYGSKSGADTQYPASSPTVVAIGGTSLRKANSTRGWTETVWGSSTAGALGTGSGCSGTYAKPSYQQSVNTSCAKRATSDVSAVADPNTGLAIYDSYGQSGWLQYGGTSLATPVISSMWALAGVPGASDNPVAYPYSHADKFNDVTSGTNGPCGAPICTAGTGWDGPTGLGTPTGIDAFKAGNPPPPPTNDFSVSLSPTSGSAVEGKSVTSTVSTAVTSGSAVSVQLSASGLPSGATATFSPASVTAGSSSTLTIGTAATTPAGNYSVTVTGTAGSTAHSMTYTLTVTGTGGGGIVTVNNPGTQYASRYYGPVIQISATDSAGLPLTFTASGLPAGVSITPGGRISGNPAASGAFQVTVTATDSRGGTGTTTFTYQVF, encoded by the coding sequence GTGCGACGGATCCTCCCCAGCGGCGCGGCGATCATCGTCATAGCCGCGGCCGGAGCGGCAGTCCAAACCGGGCCGGCTGCGGCCGCGCCCACGCCCCAACTGGTCCCGGCCTCCTGTGCGACGGCGCAGGCCGGGTACGCCCACTGCAACGCGATCCAGCTGGTCGGCGCCGCGACGTCCGGTGCCGCCCAGCCGGCCGCGCCCAACGGCTACGGCCCCGCCGACATCCAGTCCGCGTACGGCCTCGGCACCAACCCCGGCAGCGGCCAGACCGTCGCCATCGTCGACGCCTACGACGATCCGAACGCCGAGCAGGACCTGGCCACCTACCGGGCCCAGTACGGGTTGTCGGCGTGCACCACCGCCAACGGCTGCTTCAAGAAGGTCAACCAGCGGGGCGGGACCTCCTACCCCAAGGGGGACACCGGGTGGGGCACCGAGATCACCCTCGACCTGGACGCGGTCAGCGCGGCCTGCCCCGGCTGCCACATCCTGCTGGTCGAGTCCGACGACAACCTCGACGTCAACCTCGGCGCGGCCGTCGACGAGGCCGTGCAGCTCGGCGCCAAGTTCGTCTCCAACAGCTACTCCGACTCCGAGTCCGACGTCCCGTCGGGCACCGACGCCCACTACAACCACCCCGGCGTGATGATCGCCGCGGCGACCGGCGACTACGGCAGCAAGTCGGGCGCCGACACGCAGTACCCGGCGAGCTCGCCCACCGTCGTCGCCATCGGCGGCACCTCGCTGCGGAAGGCGAACAGCACCCGCGGCTGGACCGAGACGGTGTGGGGCAGCAGCACGGCCGGTGCGCTCGGCACCGGCAGCGGCTGCTCGGGCACCTACGCCAAGCCCTCCTACCAGCAGAGCGTGAACACCTCCTGCGCCAAGCGCGCGACCTCGGACGTCTCGGCCGTCGCCGACCCGAACACGGGCCTGGCGATCTACGACAGTTACGGCCAGTCCGGCTGGCTCCAGTACGGCGGCACCAGCCTCGCGACGCCGGTGATCTCGTCGATGTGGGCCCTCGCCGGCGTCCCGGGCGCGAGCGACAACCCGGTCGCCTACCCCTACTCGCACGCCGACAAGTTCAACGACGTCACCTCCGGCACCAACGGGCCCTGCGGCGCACCGATCTGCACCGCCGGCACCGGCTGGGACGGCCCGACCGGGCTCGGCACCCCGACTGGCATCGACGCCTTCAAGGCCGGGAACCCCCCGCCGCCGCCGACCAACGACTTCTCGGTGTCGCTCTCCCCGACCTCCGGCAGCGCCGTCGAGGGCAAGTCGGTCACGTCCACGGTCTCCACCGCGGTCACCTCGGGCTCCGCGGTCAGCGTCCAGCTGTCCGCCAGTGGTCTGCCCTCCGGCGCGACCGCGACCTTCAGCCCGGCCTCGGTCACCGCCGGCAGCAGCTCCACCCTGACCATCGGCACCGCCGCGACGACGCCGGCCGGCAACTACTCGGTGACGGTCACCGGCACCGCCGGGAGCACCGCCCACTCGATGACCTACACCCTGACCGTCACCGGGACCGGCGGGGGCGGCATCGTCACCGTGAACAACCCCGGCACCCAGTACGCCTCCAGGTACTACGGTCCGGTCATCCAGATCAGCGCCACCGACAGCGCCGGGCTGCCGCTGACGTTCACCGCCTCCGGCCTGCCGGCCGGCGTCTCGATCACCCCTGGCGGCCGGATCTCCGGCAACCCGGCCGCGAGCGGCGCCTTCCAGGTGACCGTCACCGCGACCGACAGCCGGGGCGGCACGGGCACGACGACCTTCACCTATCAGGTGTTCTGA
- a CDS encoding ATP-binding protein, with protein sequence MPAERRVAHSRRTLYSWGAAEPNPTAQVRRRLHKALSGLGVPPDTLQDALVMATELTANAHCHAITPCRVVLVLTQAAILVEVHDSDPRHPPASVGRAGPAIATGGGAELGDPILALAESGRGLQVVNALSRGRWGFRADLRGKAAWFALTRGALPDGPAVSRLGSDTTSKNTPATTPAVRSAAHYGSGRLESRAAKAFNEHLRFR encoded by the coding sequence ATGCCGGCAGAACGCCGTGTCGCCCACTCCCGCCGCACCCTGTACTCCTGGGGCGCAGCCGAGCCGAACCCCACGGCCCAGGTCCGGCGCCGTCTGCACAAGGCGCTGAGCGGCCTGGGCGTCCCCCCGGACACGCTCCAGGACGCCCTGGTCATGGCGACCGAACTCACCGCCAACGCGCACTGCCACGCCATCACGCCCTGCCGGGTGGTGCTGGTCCTCACCCAGGCCGCCATCCTCGTCGAGGTCCATGACAGCGACCCCCGGCATCCGCCCGCGTCCGTGGGGCGAGCCGGCCCTGCCATAGCGACGGGCGGGGGCGCAGAGCTCGGCGACCCGATCCTCGCCCTCGCCGAGAGCGGCCGGGGCCTGCAGGTCGTCAACGCCCTCTCGCGCGGTCGCTGGGGATTCCGGGCGGACCTCCGGGGCAAGGCGGCCTGGTTCGCGCTCACCCGTGGCGCCCTACCCGACGGACCAGCGGTGTCCCGACTCGGGTCCGACACGACGTCGAAGAACACGCCGGCCACCACACCGGCGGTCCGGTCCGCAGCACACTACGGTTCCGGGCGGCTGGAATCCCGTGCTGCGAAAGCCTTTAACGAACACCTAAGGTTCCGCTGA
- a CDS encoding ABC transporter permease — translation MTSPPPVIAPAEQLLPPAPRPPRSRWRHRPRHRRSAGPGGEGWRELTARPAAVACAGVLLLLAVTAAFPGPFIALLTHDSGRCELADSRVGPSWQHPFGFDVQGCDYLAQTIRGSRPSLVIGLAVTAGALALSVLLGLLGGFYGGWIDGLLSRATDVFFGLPFVLGATVVLVAFPDHGLGAMTLVLVALGWTTMTRLMRAQVIAVKDADFVQVARSTGAGPLRLMVRHILPNAVTPVVVVAMLNVGNVISAEATLDFLGVGLQYPAISWGLQLNSAQAYFLDFPHLLLFPALFLSATVLSFMLLGDAVRDAYDPKLR, via the coding sequence ATGACTAGCCCGCCACCGGTGATCGCCCCCGCCGAGCAGCTGCTGCCGCCCGCCCCGCGACCGCCACGGAGTCGTTGGCGCCACCGGCCGCGCCACCGGCGCTCGGCCGGGCCGGGCGGGGAGGGCTGGCGCGAGCTGACGGCCCGTCCGGCCGCCGTGGCCTGCGCGGGCGTGCTGCTGCTGCTCGCCGTGACGGCCGCCTTCCCGGGCCCGTTCATCGCGCTGCTGACCCACGACAGCGGACGCTGCGAGCTGGCCGACTCCCGGGTCGGGCCGAGCTGGCAGCATCCCTTCGGGTTCGACGTGCAGGGCTGCGACTACCTCGCCCAGACCATCCGCGGCAGCCGTCCCTCGCTGGTCATCGGCCTCGCGGTGACCGCCGGCGCGCTGGCGCTCTCCGTCCTGCTCGGGCTGCTGGGCGGCTTCTACGGCGGTTGGATCGACGGCCTGCTCTCCCGGGCCACCGACGTGTTCTTCGGCCTGCCGTTCGTGCTGGGCGCCACCGTGGTCCTGGTCGCCTTCCCCGACCACGGGCTGGGCGCCATGACGCTCGTGCTGGTGGCGCTCGGCTGGACGACCATGACCCGGCTGATGCGCGCCCAGGTGATCGCGGTGAAGGACGCCGACTTCGTGCAGGTCGCCCGCTCGACCGGCGCCGGACCGCTGCGCCTGATGGTCCGCCACATCCTGCCCAACGCCGTGACACCCGTCGTGGTGGTCGCCATGCTGAACGTCGGGAACGTCATCTCGGCAGAAGCGACGCTGGACTTCCTGGGCGTCGGACTGCAGTATCCGGCGATCTCCTGGGGGCTCCAACTCAACTCCGCACAAGCGTACTTCCTCGACTTCCCGCACCTGCTCCTGTTCCCGGCCCTGTTCCTGTCGGCCACCGTGCTGAGCTTCATGCTGCTGGGCGACGCGGTCCGGGACGCCTACGACCCGAAGCTGAGATGA
- the dacB gene encoding D-alanyl-D-alanine carboxypeptidase/D-alanyl-D-alanine endopeptidase: protein MAGTAAAAPADNPHGDLGPDITAIMNKPAYKHAQWGLLEIDPENGRVVHSMYPDQFFMPGSTVKLITISGAWHALGPDHRFTTPVNAIGHLNGSTLTGNLALVAQGDLTMGGRTKPDGSVDFTPIDHTYANDIPGATLTPEDPLAGLDQIAHQVRDSGITTVDGDVVIDPRLFTPPPINPQPTPLIINDNLIDLLSTPTSPGQTAQLSWRPQVAPYQVTSNVQTVAAGGSTDIQVSASPDGTKITLSGTIAADAKPTLKISQVQDPNAFGRTALIEALARAGVTVTAPPTGPNPDSTLPASYTGDPQVAAFVSPPYREYAKLILNVSHNLGANLALCNMAVNVGSHNCFDGFPVIHDFLTNTANVDPTQFQLADGRGDVPVDRVTPAGLNQLLAYWLRTPDADAFRTSLPILGVSGTGALYCNTDACPAKGKVFAKPGTIIGFDELNQQLAINAQTYAGYLQAEDGHLFTFYVGVNGAAAPDIQGFFDVNDDVDQIAVLLQQEACAGHGAGRSHHKAVTSASRPPSRSIRP, encoded by the coding sequence GTGGCGGGTACCGCCGCCGCCGCACCTGCGGACAACCCGCACGGCGACCTCGGGCCCGACATCACGGCGATCATGAACAAGCCCGCGTACAAGCACGCGCAGTGGGGGCTGCTGGAGATCGACCCCGAGAACGGGCGGGTCGTCCACTCCATGTACCCCGACCAGTTCTTCATGCCGGGTTCGACCGTCAAGCTGATCACCATCTCCGGCGCCTGGCACGCCCTCGGCCCGGACCACCGCTTCACCACGCCGGTGAACGCGATCGGCCACCTCAACGGGTCGACCCTGACCGGGAACCTGGCGCTCGTCGCCCAGGGCGACCTCACCATGGGCGGCCGGACCAAGCCGGACGGGTCGGTCGACTTCACTCCCATCGACCACACCTATGCCAACGACATCCCGGGCGCCACCCTCACGCCGGAGGACCCGCTCGCCGGCCTGGACCAGATCGCCCACCAGGTCCGCGACTCGGGCATCACCACGGTGGACGGCGATGTCGTCATCGACCCGCGGCTGTTCACGCCCCCGCCGATCAACCCCCAGCCGACACCCCTCATCATCAACGACAACCTCATCGACCTGCTGAGCACGCCGACCTCCCCCGGGCAGACCGCCCAGCTGAGCTGGCGCCCGCAGGTCGCGCCGTACCAGGTCACCTCCAACGTCCAGACGGTGGCGGCCGGCGGCAGCACCGACATCCAGGTCTCCGCGTCCCCTGACGGCACGAAGATCACGCTCTCCGGCACGATCGCCGCCGACGCCAAGCCCACCCTGAAGATCTCCCAGGTCCAGGACCCCAACGCGTTCGGGCGCACCGCCCTGATCGAGGCCCTGGCCCGCGCCGGGGTCACCGTCACCGCCCCGCCGACCGGGCCCAACCCGGACAGCACGCTGCCCGCCTCGTACACCGGCGATCCCCAGGTGGCCGCCTTCGTCTCACCGCCGTACCGCGAGTACGCCAAGCTGATCCTGAACGTCAGTCACAACCTCGGCGCGAACCTGGCCCTGTGCAACATGGCCGTGAACGTCGGCAGCCACAACTGCTTCGACGGCTTCCCGGTCATCCACGACTTCCTGACCAATACGGCCAACGTCGACCCGACCCAGTTCCAGCTGGCCGACGGACGCGGCGACGTCCCCGTCGACCGCGTCACGCCCGCCGGGCTCAACCAGCTGCTCGCGTACTGGCTGCGCACCCCCGACGCGGACGCGTTCCGCACCTCACTGCCGATCCTCGGGGTGTCGGGAACGGGCGCTCTCTACTGCAACACCGACGCCTGCCCGGCCAAGGGCAAGGTCTTCGCCAAGCCCGGCACCATCATCGGCTTCGACGAACTCAACCAGCAGCTCGCCATCAACGCGCAGACCTACGCGGGCTACCTGCAGGCAGAGGACGGCCACCTCTTCACCTTCTACGTCGGCGTCAACGGCGCGGCCGCACCGGACATCCAGGGGTTCTTCGACGTCAACGACGACGTCGACCAGATCGCCGTCCTCCTCCAGCAGGAGGCATGCGCAGGTCACGGCGCCGGCCGTTCGCACCACAAGGCCGTCACGTCCGCGAGTAGACCGCCCTCCCGGAGCATTCGTCCGTAA
- a CDS encoding FAD-dependent oxidoreductase, with amino-acid sequence MTFPTQRPVPGLVPESEPVKVSVDNNRCHIYGICQQEAPEVFRISESGALHYTGNVPANLAAAARQAVRCCPMQAIAISGGASPAAARHPHRSRRSRRSRNRTARLHDYRRIVVAGGGLAGLSAASRLRERGFDGELVVVGEETRPPYSRPPLSKQFLAGELGGEDLTFRAEGSLDAHWLLGSHLIGLDTERRTLKLRGDERLSYDGLVIATGVDARRLPETPVVSDRIRTVRTLADAAVVRKAIQAARAQHVVILGGGFVGCELACTARDQGMDVTLVVHSAPLLRRVLGSKLGAVVGRIQARAGVDVRLSTRITEWTDSGSGLRLRLDDGEVVNADFVVLGLGSVPRTEWLHGSGLDIADGVLCAATCHAVDLTGRPLPEVVAAGDVARWPNVRFDSTPRRVEHLIHAVEMGQHAADALLHGPAQAAEFTPVPRFWSEQHGTRLQAVGMPGLGERIEIVEGSLRSECFVATYHRDTARGAQTVAAVAFDMPRQLLDYRDRIGHFGQFGHFSRTGGTDSLVGALTARAGRR; translated from the coding sequence ATGACTTTTCCGACCCAGAGGCCCGTCCCCGGCCTTGTCCCCGAGAGCGAACCGGTCAAGGTCAGCGTGGACAACAACCGCTGCCACATCTACGGGATCTGCCAACAGGAGGCGCCCGAGGTCTTCCGCATCTCCGAGAGCGGTGCGCTGCACTACACGGGCAACGTACCGGCGAACCTCGCGGCCGCGGCGCGGCAGGCGGTCCGCTGCTGCCCGATGCAGGCCATCGCGATCAGCGGCGGCGCGTCTCCCGCCGCCGCCCGCCATCCCCACCGTTCCCGCCGCTCCCGCCGTTCCCGAAACCGCACGGCGCGCCTCCACGACTACCGGAGGATCGTGGTCGCCGGGGGTGGGCTGGCCGGGCTCAGCGCCGCGAGCAGGCTGCGCGAGCGGGGCTTCGACGGCGAGTTGGTGGTGGTCGGCGAGGAGACCCGCCCGCCCTACAGCCGGCCGCCCCTGTCCAAGCAGTTCCTGGCCGGCGAGTTGGGCGGCGAGGACCTCACGTTCCGGGCCGAGGGCTCCCTCGACGCCCACTGGCTGCTGGGCAGTCACCTGATCGGGCTGGACACGGAGCGCCGGACGCTGAAGCTGCGCGGCGATGAACGGCTGTCCTACGACGGGCTGGTGATCGCCACCGGTGTCGACGCGAGGCGGCTGCCCGAGACCCCGGTGGTCAGCGACCGGATCCGCACGGTCCGCACCCTCGCGGACGCGGCCGTGGTCAGGAAAGCCATCCAGGCGGCCCGGGCCCAGCACGTGGTGATCCTCGGCGGCGGCTTCGTCGGCTGCGAACTCGCCTGCACCGCACGGGATCAGGGCATGGACGTGACCCTGGTCGTGCACAGCGCCCCGCTGCTCAGGCGGGTGCTGGGCAGCAAGCTGGGGGCGGTGGTCGGGCGCATCCAGGCCCGGGCCGGGGTCGACGTCCGGCTCAGCACCCGGATCACCGAATGGACCGACAGCGGCTCCGGACTGCGCCTTCGGCTGGACGACGGAGAGGTGGTCAACGCCGACTTCGTCGTGCTGGGCCTGGGCAGCGTGCCGCGCACCGAGTGGCTGCACGGCAGCGGACTCGACATCGCCGACGGCGTCCTCTGCGCCGCCACCTGTCACGCCGTGGATCTGACCGGTCGTCCGCTGCCCGAGGTCGTCGCCGCCGGCGATGTGGCGCGCTGGCCCAACGTTCGGTTCGACTCCACACCCCGGCGGGTGGAACACCTCATCCACGCCGTCGAGATGGGACAGCACGCCGCCGACGCGCTGCTCCACGGCCCGGCGCAGGCAGCGGAGTTCACTCCGGTACCGCGCTTCTGGTCGGAACAGCACGGGACTCGACTCCAGGCGGTCGGCATGCCCGGGCTGGGCGAGCGGATCGAGATCGTCGAGGGATCGCTGCGCTCCGAATGCTTCGTCGCCACCTACCACCGCGACACCGCACGAGGCGCCCAGACCGTGGCCGCCGTGGCCTTCGACATGCCGCGTCAGCTGCTCGACTACCGTGACCGCATCGGCCACTTCGGCCAGTTCGGCCACTTCAGCCGTACTGGCGGCACCGACTCGCTGGTCGGAGCGCTCACGGCCCGTGCCGGGCGGCGCTGA
- a CDS encoding flavin-containing monooxygenase translates to MNETDLRTNAVIPAQTTRAGKQVHVLVVGAGFSGIGAAIRLRRAGVRDLLVLEEASQLGGTWRENTYPGCACDVPSTLYSYSFTPRTAWSRVFAGQPEIQAYLRATAEQHGLGSVLRCGVQVRGARWDPAAGRWLLETSDGPYSAAVLVIATGQWHVPRRLEVPGIEEFAGPVLHTARWDQSIDLTGRRVAVVGTGASAVQLVPAVAARAAAVHLFQRTAQWVLPKPDLPVPAAVNQVLDHLPGSRGALRAGQYALQEGFGYAFRHPRLARLLETGARAHLRLAVRDRQLRQALTPDYRLGCKRLLTSSTFYQALSQPHVRLHPTAVTAVRGNEILGADGTVAQADVLVTATGFRMGELPLARSLHGTNGQTLHDTWGGEPQAYLGTTVSGFPNLFLLLGPNLLGGSTSAITVLEAQLTYLTAALAHLDRTGHRALEVRPATQAAHNEAVQQALRTTVYNSGGCTSYYFSPSGRNTFAWPWSTGRLTRHLSHFDPTAYAWHPSAGRTPTPMPSPNAGTAHRP, encoded by the coding sequence ATGAACGAGACCGACCTGCGGACCAACGCCGTGATCCCGGCACAGACCACTCGGGCCGGGAAGCAGGTGCACGTCCTGGTCGTCGGCGCGGGGTTCTCGGGCATCGGCGCCGCCATCCGGCTGCGCCGGGCCGGGGTGCGCGACCTGCTCGTCCTGGAGGAGGCCTCGCAACTCGGCGGCACCTGGCGGGAGAACACCTACCCGGGCTGCGCCTGCGACGTCCCCTCGACGCTCTACAGCTACTCGTTCACCCCGCGCACCGCCTGGAGCCGGGTGTTCGCCGGACAGCCGGAGATCCAGGCCTACCTGCGGGCGACGGCCGAACAGCACGGACTCGGCAGCGTGCTGCGCTGCGGGGTGCAGGTGCGGGGAGCCCGGTGGGATCCGGCGGCCGGGCGCTGGTTACTGGAGACCAGCGACGGCCCCTACAGCGCCGCGGTGCTGGTGATCGCCACCGGGCAGTGGCACGTCCCGCGCCGCCTCGAGGTCCCCGGGATCGAGGAGTTCGCCGGCCCCGTGCTCCACACGGCCCGCTGGGACCAGAGCATCGACCTGACGGGCCGTCGGGTGGCCGTGGTGGGCACCGGTGCCTCCGCCGTCCAGCTCGTCCCCGCCGTCGCCGCCCGGGCGGCAGCCGTGCACCTCTTCCAGCGGACCGCCCAGTGGGTACTGCCCAAGCCCGACCTGCCCGTACCCGCGGCCGTCAACCAGGTCCTGGACCACCTGCCCGGCTCCCGAGGCGCACTGCGCGCCGGCCAGTACGCGCTCCAGGAAGGCTTCGGCTACGCCTTCCGCCACCCACGGCTCGCCCGCCTCCTCGAAACGGGGGCCCGCGCCCATCTGCGGCTCGCGGTCCGCGACCGGCAGCTGCGCCAGGCACTCACGCCCGACTACCGACTGGGCTGCAAGCGCCTGCTGACCTCGAGCACCTTCTACCAGGCCCTCAGCCAGCCGCACGTCCGCCTGCACCCCACCGCCGTGACGGCCGTACGCGGCAACGAGATCCTCGGCGCCGACGGCACTGTCGCCCAGGCTGACGTCCTCGTCACCGCCACCGGCTTCCGGATGGGCGAACTGCCGCTGGCCCGGAGTCTTCACGGCACCAACGGCCAGACCCTGCACGACACCTGGGGCGGCGAACCGCAGGCGTACCTGGGCACCACCGTCAGCGGCTTCCCCAACCTGTTCCTGCTCCTGGGCCCCAACCTGCTCGGCGGCTCCACCTCCGCGATCACCGTCCTGGAAGCCCAACTCACCTACCTCACCGCCGCCCTGGCCCACCTCGACCGCACCGGCCACCGCGCCCTGGAGGTCCGGCCGGCCACCCAGGCCGCGCACAACGAGGCGGTGCAGCAGGCGTTGCGGACCACCGTGTACAACTCCGGCGGCTGCACCAGCTACTACTTCAGCCCGAGCGGCCGGAACACCTTCGCCTGGCCCTGGTCCACCGGACGACTCACCCGCCACCTGAGCCACTTCGACCCCACCGCCTACGCCTGGCACCCCTCAGCCGGCCGTACACCCACCCCGATGCCCTCCCCCAACGCGGGCACAGCGCACCGCCCTTGA
- a CDS encoding ferric reductase-like transmembrane domain-containing protein — MTQRTRFGTGLLVLVVVLLAFAISVLAMQPAAAAGPIPGSPLDAYDQRIPYDMGVHKIARLAALISYVLMAATIVLGIVLRMRYFQRTVNRGTVYGAHMTVALSALIFGAIHGVTFTYQPVWEIDVIHLLVPFTGGRQRVPVGLGILGTELAVAAGCSVWLQRRLGYRRWLRFHQLSYVAFGLIWLHIFTVHPEPRHINPAAIGVAAGFLSCLLAFLIRVLPSRSRLNQRSFPSHVDAN; from the coding sequence ATGACCCAGCGAACACGATTCGGAACCGGCCTGCTGGTACTGGTGGTTGTGCTTCTCGCCTTCGCGATATCCGTGCTGGCGATGCAGCCGGCGGCGGCCGCTGGTCCCATCCCGGGTTCCCCGCTGGACGCCTACGACCAGCGGATACCGTACGACATGGGCGTCCACAAGATCGCTCGACTGGCCGCGCTCATCTCCTATGTGCTGATGGCGGCCACGATCGTGCTCGGCATCGTGCTCCGGATGCGCTACTTCCAACGCACCGTCAATCGTGGGACGGTGTACGGGGCGCACATGACCGTCGCCCTTTCCGCGCTGATCTTCGGCGCCATTCACGGCGTGACCTTCACCTACCAGCCGGTGTGGGAAATCGACGTCATCCACCTCCTCGTCCCCTTCACCGGCGGCCGGCAACGGGTTCCGGTCGGCCTGGGCATCCTGGGCACGGAACTGGCCGTCGCAGCCGGATGTTCGGTGTGGCTGCAACGACGACTCGGCTATCGAAGGTGGCTGAGGTTCCACCAACTCTCCTATGTCGCATTCGGATTGATCTGGCTGCACATTTTCACCGTGCACCCGGAGCCGCGCCACATCAACCCCGCCGCGATCGGAGTCGCGGCAGGCTTCCTGTCCTGCCTGCTGGCCTTCCTCATTCGAGTCCTCCCCTCGCGCTCAAGGCTCAACCAGCGATCCTTCCCGAGTCATGTGGATGCCAACTGA
- a CDS encoding M55 family metallopeptidase, whose amino-acid sequence MRVLISADMEGATGTTWPGDVVPGTPGWDRMRRMLTSDVNACVAGLAAGGAEDVVVNEAHDTQRNVLLEDLDPRARLLTGRHKPLGMMQGVQDADAVVFLGYHTGAGVHGVLAHTYLGAGLTGFRIDGEHADEGRMNALTAADHAVPVILVTGDDLTCAAAAQWAPGARTAAVKECVSRYAAICLPPERSAALIRERAEQAMADHRRRGRPEPVSGPHRFEIDFHATHQAAAVALIPTVEQIGPCTVAFTAPSPTRAALTFKICCAIANGAAEAHYG is encoded by the coding sequence GTGCGCGTGCTGATCTCCGCCGACATGGAGGGCGCGACCGGCACCACCTGGCCCGGCGACGTGGTCCCGGGCACACCCGGCTGGGACCGGATGCGCCGGATGCTCACCTCCGACGTCAATGCCTGCGTGGCCGGCCTGGCTGCCGGCGGCGCCGAGGACGTGGTCGTCAACGAGGCCCACGACACCCAGCGCAACGTACTGCTGGAGGACCTCGACCCGCGGGCCCGGCTGCTCACCGGCCGGCACAAGCCGCTCGGCATGATGCAGGGCGTCCAGGACGCCGACGCCGTGGTGTTCCTCGGCTACCACACCGGTGCGGGCGTCCACGGCGTGCTCGCCCACACCTACCTGGGCGCCGGCCTGACGGGCTTTCGGATCGACGGCGAGCACGCCGACGAGGGGCGGATGAACGCGCTGACGGCCGCCGACCACGCGGTACCGGTCATCCTGGTCACCGGGGACGACCTCACCTGCGCCGCCGCTGCCCAGTGGGCGCCCGGCGCCCGCACCGCGGCCGTCAAGGAGTGCGTCAGCCGGTACGCGGCGATCTGCCTGCCGCCCGAGCGCAGCGCCGCGCTCATCCGCGAGCGGGCCGAACAGGCGATGGCCGACCACCGACGGCGCGGGCGCCCCGAGCCGGTGAGCGGCCCACACCGCTTCGAGATCGACTTCCACGCCACCCACCAGGCCGCGGCCGTGGCGCTGATTCCCACCGTCGAACAGATCGGCCCGTGCACCGTCGCCTTCACGGCGCCGAGCCCGACCAGGGCCGCCCTGACCTTCAAGATCTGCTGCGCCATCGCCAACGGCGCTGCCGAGGCGCACTACGGCTGA
- a CDS encoding ABC transporter permease, producing MGRYLARRLLYAIPVLLATTFLIHALVFVLPGDPIQGLAGDRPVPPSVLAELHHRYHLDDPLFLQYAKYVRGLLGGDLGRTFTGEPVADALVGRWQVTLRLGLTAWFLEAVLGVGLGLWAALRRDGPADKAVLAGTTLVVAVPVYILGYLAQLVLGVRLGWFPVSGVEAGWPASYLLPGLVLASFGVGYVARLTRSSLLENLRSDYVRTASAKGLSRRRVVVRHTLRNSLIPVTTFLGVELGSLLAGAVVTEYIFNLPGIGQQVFQAIQLHEGPTVVGITTVLVLVFCLANLAVDILYGVLDPRIRHD from the coding sequence CTCGCCCGCCGCCTGCTGTACGCCATCCCGGTACTGCTGGCCACCACCTTCCTGATCCACGCGCTCGTCTTCGTGCTGCCCGGCGACCCGATCCAGGGGCTGGCCGGCGACCGCCCCGTCCCGCCCTCCGTGCTCGCCGAGTTGCACCACCGCTACCACCTCGACGACCCGCTGTTCCTGCAGTACGCCAAGTACGTGCGCGGTCTGCTCGGCGGGGACCTCGGCCGGACCTTCACCGGTGAGCCGGTCGCCGACGCGCTGGTCGGCCGCTGGCAGGTCACCCTCCGGCTCGGCCTCACCGCCTGGTTCCTGGAGGCCGTCCTGGGGGTGGGCCTCGGCCTGTGGGCCGCGCTGCGCCGGGACGGACCGGCCGACAAGGCGGTGCTGGCCGGGACCACGCTGGTGGTCGCCGTACCCGTCTACATCCTGGGCTACCTGGCCCAACTGGTGCTCGGCGTACGGCTCGGCTGGTTCCCCGTCTCCGGCGTGGAAGCCGGCTGGCCGGCCTCCTACCTCCTTCCCGGCCTGGTGCTGGCCTCCTTCGGGGTCGGCTACGTCGCCCGGCTCACCCGCTCCTCGCTGCTGGAGAACCTGCGCAGCGACTACGTGCGCACCGCGAGCGCCAAGGGCCTGTCCCGCCGCCGCGTGGTCGTCCGGCACACGCTGCGCAACTCGCTCATCCCGGTGACGACCTTCCTCGGCGTCGAGCTGGGGTCGCTGCTGGCCGGGGCCGTGGTCACCGAGTACATCTTCAACCTGCCGGGCATCGGCCAACAGGTCTTCCAGGCCATCCAGTTGCACGAGGGGCCCACCGTGGTCGGCATCACCACGGTGCTGGTGCTGGTCTTCTGCCTGGCCAACCTGGCCGTCGACATCCTCTACGGCGTGCTCGACCCGAGGATCCGTCATGACTAG